From Bacteroidota bacterium, a single genomic window includes:
- a CDS encoding tail fiber domain-containing protein → MKNIFRILFVLLFIISTLDAQTPWYLIGNAPPFGSYLGTTNAQPLLLKTEQLQDIKLFTNSGGGTFDNCRMVIKDQYFQSIGLIGIGDMGTNGTFLPTSVLHQHRTNATSHYHQFTNDNTGVTATDGFHVGLAYNGIGLNPSGNITLREIGPIFFSTSNTLNGAMTRQRMVVTQGNFRDQMNNIITPNVSRIGINFAANESPNYEPLSSLHISSQSIFGNLNQTGYRNWMNLGTLVNNGCHIYTGMKDEAQNRSDGVLCWGDDINSLGAPDFFRIIFTEFADSSNGFPNPASHSRSFHGMEVFRASNTGNIGIGNFYINGINTHPTARFEILDNDPNSIVNANTSSPQLRLTYAYNSTVTAGIHTDFQTTNLGDMQINTNNVNAFARVGINNGTNILTRTLDVNGNLRLRTLPQAAFNANGNAAINRVLVSNADGEVFWRDDIGVGGGGISGCPGGLPTNFLTKATAGNIICNTVVHENYNHDIGIGVVNSSNSRLFVFADDGAPNHGDNAHGIYVRNFQDLNSTNTNARSLYSGDLNVVNAQIGTGLRMNVTTNTGAARGLNLTTISTGGPSTGILNEVQGNGTAAFGLETRVNPGPGTSTNCKGVKASCESANSTNNYGGNFTSTNASSRNWALIGYASSSNASEIIGVKADALRTQGYAGLSYGVKCSATGGSLTGTNYGCYSTSANAGINYGVYGHANIGSIASYGIYGIVNLQNCTTGTCPSAAGYFNGGVYSVGGYFGPSDSILKKNVSELKNSLALLNQLSPKMYEYDNSKIPQLNLAKGLQYGLISQDVEKVLPEIVSTIFEPDQLDDDGTIINKGEYYKALNYIELIPILIAGIKEQQTQIEDLKNQISNCCSSNSKTKSNQIDVELSNSQTIILDQNNPNPYKDETTIRFNIPTSVQQAAIIFVDAKGTVLKEVTITEKGAGSIHVYAPDLSSGIYTYTLIADGKVIDSKKMMKQ, encoded by the coding sequence ATGAAAAATATATTCAGAATTTTATTTGTGCTATTATTTATAATCAGCACTCTTGATGCGCAAACGCCATGGTATTTAATAGGGAATGCACCTCCCTTTGGTAGTTACCTTGGTACTACTAATGCACAGCCGTTGCTTTTAAAAACAGAGCAGCTGCAGGATATAAAATTATTTACTAATTCAGGAGGCGGCACATTCGATAATTGCCGTATGGTTATTAAAGATCAATATTTTCAAAGCATCGGACTCATTGGCATTGGTGATATGGGTACTAACGGTACGTTTTTGCCTACAAGTGTATTGCATCAGCATAGAACCAATGCAACTTCACACTATCATCAGTTTACAAATGATAATACAGGGGTAACAGCAACTGATGGATTCCATGTTGGCTTGGCTTATAATGGAATCGGACTTAATCCATCAGGCAACATCACATTGCGTGAAATTGGACCAATATTTTTTAGTACGAGCAACACATTAAATGGTGCTATGACAAGACAAAGGATGGTCGTGACCCAGGGTAACTTTCGAGATCAAATGAATAATATTATTACGCCCAATGTTTCGCGAATTGGAATTAACTTTGCCGCAAACGAATCACCGAATTATGAGCCTTTAAGTTCATTACATATTTCAAGTCAGTCTATTTTTGGTAACTTAAATCAAACAGGATATCGCAATTGGATGAACCTTGGTACTTTGGTTAATAATGGCTGTCATATTTATACTGGGATGAAAGATGAAGCACAAAATAGATCTGATGGCGTTTTATGCTGGGGTGATGATATTAATAGTTTAGGTGCCCCCGATTTTTTTAGGATCATTTTTACGGAATTTGCAGATAGTTCAAACGGTTTTCCTAATCCTGCTTCACACTCTAGGAGCTTCCATGGGATGGAAGTTTTTAGAGCTTCCAATACTGGCAATATTGGAATTGGAAACTTTTATATAAATGGTATTAATACCCATCCTACCGCCCGCTTCGAGATTTTAGATAACGACCCTAATTCAATTGTAAATGCAAATACGAGTAGTCCGCAATTAAGATTAACTTATGCATATAATTCAACAGTAACAGCAGGCATTCATACCGACTTTCAAACCACCAACCTTGGAGATATGCAAATAAACACCAATAATGTAAATGCTTTTGCAAGAGTTGGCATCAATAATGGCACAAACATACTCACACGCACACTTGATGTAAATGGAAATTTACGATTGCGTACCTTGCCACAAGCGGCCTTTAATGCCAATGGTAATGCTGCTATTAATCGCGTATTAGTATCAAATGCCGATGGTGAAGTTTTTTGGCGAGACGATATAGGCGTAGGTGGTGGCGGTATAAGTGGCTGCCCGGGTGGCTTGCCAACAAATTTTTTAACAAAAGCTACCGCAGGTAATATTATATGCAACACAGTAGTACACGAAAATTATAATCATGATATAGGAATAGGAGTGGTTAATTCAAGTAATTCGCGCCTTTTTGTTTTTGCAGATGATGGTGCACCAAACCATGGTGATAACGCCCACGGAATCTATGTGAGGAATTTTCAAGACCTGAATAGTACCAATACTAACGCTCGCTCGTTGTATAGTGGCGATTTAAATGTTGTAAATGCTCAAATAGGTACTGGCTTGAGAATGAATGTCACTACAAATACCGGTGCTGCACGTGGTTTAAACTTAACTACGATATCAACCGGTGGCCCAAGTACAGGCATATTAAATGAAGTACAAGGCAATGGGACGGCTGCATTTGGATTGGAAACGCGAGTTAATCCAGGCCCAGGCACATCCACAAATTGTAAAGGCGTGAAAGCAAGTTGCGAAAGTGCCAATTCAACAAATAATTATGGTGGTAATTTTACCTCAACTAATGCATCAAGTAGAAACTGGGCATTAATAGGCTATGCATCAAGCAGTAATGCAAGTGAAATAATCGGTGTAAAGGCGGATGCACTAAGAACTCAAGGATATGCTGGACTAAGCTATGGTGTAAAATGTTCAGCAACTGGTGGGTCGTTAACAGGTACTAATTATGGATGCTATTCTACATCGGCTAATGCAGGAATCAATTATGGAGTATATGGTCACGCAAATATTGGTAGTATAGCCAGTTATGGCATTTACGGCATCGTTAATTTACAAAATTGCACAACAGGCACTTGCCCTTCGGCAGCAGGATATTTTAATGGTGGCGTTTATTCTGTAGGAGGCTATTTTGGTCCTTCTGATAGTATTTTAAAGAAAAATGTATCGGAATTAAAAAATTCCTTAGCATTATTAAATCAACTTAGCCCCAAAATGTATGAGTACGATAACTCAAAAATTCCTCAATTGAATCTTGCCAAAGGATTGCAATATGGACTTATTTCTCAAGATGTAGAAAAAGTACTTCCTGAAATTGTATCTACTATTTTTGAACCCGACCAATTAGATGATGATGGAACTATCATAAATAAAGGTGAATATTATAAGGCACTGAATTATATAGAATTAATACCAATCCTTATTGCGGGAATCAAAGAGCAACAAACACAAATTGAAGATTTGAAGAATCAAATTTCAAATTGTTGTTCATCAAACAGCAAAACGAAATCAAATCAAATTGATGTAGAATTATCAAATTCGCAAACTATTATTCTTGATCAAAATAATCCCAATCCATACAAGGATGAAACAACTATACGCTTTAATATTCCAACAAGTGTGCAGCAAGCTGCTATCATATTTGTAGATGCCAAGGGTACTGTACTAAAAGAGGTAACCATAACTGAAAAAGGCGCAGGCAGCATCCACGTATATGCCCCAGACCTTAGCAGCGGTATTTACACTTACACACTTATAGCAGATGGCAAAGTGATTGATAGTAAAAAAATGATGAAACAGTAG
- a CDS encoding T9SS type A sorting domain-containing protein: MVKYILLCGMVCCMLGLQAQVNLVPNPSFEQYISCPNNTSQVDSCVGWHGVLESPDYYNTCAPYPVSIPDNFCGYQNNFDGNAYMGLLTYVWYTFGREIFGVTLLDTLIVGNTYNISMRVSRGNWTNQSYNCSASNKLGIRFTTNQISTYTNSDINNYASVYTANIITDTLNWVLLEWNFVADSAYTHMYIGNFFDDSHTDTAVISAPIGQFGYAYYFIDSVNVFCTNGNCNVGLPDISLYEESIFYIQKSNKLDVHFKNTNYLYLSIINVNGNICLEEILKQPTQILLPELAQGIYFAVLQSANKTVTKKFIIY, encoded by the coding sequence ATGGTAAAGTACATTTTGCTTTGTGGTATGGTATGTTGTATGCTTGGTTTGCAAGCGCAAGTTAATTTGGTGCCTAATCCGAGTTTTGAGCAGTATATAAGTTGCCCCAACAATACAAGCCAAGTAGATAGTTGTGTTGGGTGGCATGGTGTTTTAGAGTCGCCAGATTATTATAATACATGTGCGCCTTATCCAGTAAGTATTCCCGATAACTTCTGCGGCTATCAAAATAATTTTGATGGCAATGCATATATGGGCCTATTGACGTATGTATGGTATACTTTTGGTCGCGAGATATTTGGGGTTACTCTATTAGATACATTGATTGTGGGGAATACTTATAATATTTCAATGCGGGTTAGTAGAGGGAATTGGACCAATCAATCCTACAATTGCTCCGCAAGTAATAAATTAGGTATACGTTTCACAACCAACCAAATTTCAACGTATACCAATAGCGATATAAATAATTATGCAAGTGTTTATACGGCAAACATTATTACAGATACATTAAATTGGGTTTTGCTGGAGTGGAATTTTGTTGCTGACTCTGCATATACACACATGTATATTGGCAATTTTTTTGATGATAGCCACACAGATACAGCTGTTATTTCTGCACCAATAGGCCAGTTTGGTTATGCTTATTATTTCATTGATAGTGTAAATGTTTTTTGCACAAATGGAAATTGCAATGTGGGGTTGCCTGATATTTCTCTTTATGAAGAAAGTATTTTTTATATACAAAAAAGTAATAAGTTGGATGTACATTTTAAAAATACAAATTATCTTTATCTTTCCATAATTAATGTAAACGGTAATATTTGCTTAGAGGAAATTCTTAAACAACCCACACAAATTCTTCTGCCTGAACTTGCACAAGGCATTTACTTTGCTGTTTTGCAGTCAGCCAATAAAACTGTAACTAAAAAATTTATAATTTATTAA
- a CDS encoding DUF3109 family protein, with the protein MIAVGNTLVSRDVVEKEFVCDLAKCKGACCIAGESGAPLLESELAILDKIYPKIESYLTERGKAAIAKQGKYLIDKDGEHVTPLINEVEECAYTIYDEHNVAKCGIEKAWHDGKIAFRKPISCHLYPIRITYYKDYDAINYERWDVCKAACKLGAQLQVPVYTFVKDALIVKYGQAWYDELDTIAKAMEADKG; encoded by the coding sequence ATGATAGCAGTAGGCAACACATTGGTATCGCGCGATGTGGTAGAAAAGGAATTCGTTTGTGACCTTGCCAAATGCAAAGGTGCATGCTGTATTGCCGGAGAGAGTGGCGCACCATTATTAGAAAGCGAATTGGCCATTTTAGATAAAATTTACCCTAAGATAGAATCCTATCTTACCGAGCGTGGCAAAGCAGCCATTGCCAAGCAAGGCAAGTATCTGATAGACAAAGATGGCGAACATGTAACTCCCCTGATTAATGAGGTGGAAGAATGTGCTTATACCATCTACGATGAGCATAATGTAGCCAAATGCGGGATAGAAAAGGCCTGGCATGATGGCAAAATAGCCTTTCGCAAACCGATATCGTGTCATTTATACCCTATAAGAATTACCTATTACAAGGATTACGATGCCATTAATTACGAGCGTTGGGATGTATGCAAGGCGGCCTGCAAGCTTGGTGCACAGTTGCAGGTGCCGGTTTATACATTTGTAAAAGATGCATTGATTGTAAAGTATGGACAGGCCTGGTATGATGAATTAGACACTATAGCCAAGGCGATGGAAGCTGATAAAGGTTGA
- a CDS encoding peptidylprolyl isomerase → MAIIGRIRNRMGTWIVFFVGFALLAFIVNDFFMGNSSMLGNNEERNSIAMVAGKPLDRLAFDSRVSDGIENVKAQQQKTEVDAQTTDMVRDQVYNDMLREAVMSPQFEKLGLIVTDDELNDMVLGNNIDQEIIRAFSNQQTGQFMKDQIAPYLKSLNEAGTDPEKLKAKKQWVNFEKQLLKKRLDEKYNEMVKGGMFVTSEEAKTEYANRMSSSDIRAVALTYNTIVDSTVAVTDEELNKYYNENQYKYQSYDDTRSMKFISYDIQPSAEDQQMVIQDMANLSTQFLKTSNDSSFASTNSDEPPNFTYRNKGAFSPYLDSVVFNKPVGSIIGPIFENQAMRMAKVLGFKVMHDSVKVRHILLSLQNPADSAAIKNQADSLIGALKGGTPFELAAMSMSQDPGSKEKGGDLGWVTPDVGFVPEFKEATFNGKINELQLVKSQFGYHIIQITDQKNMSSRAIVAEVVRSIRPTNKTYEIVRQRANEFAGKNQTSDAFETAAKAQNLFLRPADNITSSSKFIPGLGQNCREVVQWMYNAKQGDVSTPIRVDEKYVIAILTAINNKGVKPLDNVRKEVEAEVRKQKKAQQFIEKMSGAANIDALAQKLGSMADTIPNVNFANPNIGRYGMEPNVAAIASTLKAGQTSKPVKGAQGVYVISAYKVNAAGANDGKDTKNQMMMMFGNRVYQAFESLKEKANVKDNRALFF, encoded by the coding sequence ATGGCAATTATTGGTAGAATTCGCAACCGGATGGGAACATGGATCGTGTTTTTTGTAGGATTTGCATTATTGGCTTTTATTGTAAATGATTTTTTCATGGGCAATAGCTCCATGTTGGGCAACAATGAAGAGCGTAACAGCATAGCTATGGTAGCAGGCAAGCCGCTTGACCGCTTAGCATTTGATTCCCGTGTTAGCGATGGTATCGAAAACGTAAAAGCTCAGCAACAAAAAACAGAGGTAGATGCACAAACTACTGACATGGTGCGCGATCAGGTATATAATGATATGTTGCGCGAAGCAGTTATGTCTCCACAATTTGAAAAATTAGGGCTTATCGTGACTGATGATGAATTAAACGACATGGTACTTGGTAATAACATTGATCAGGAAATAATTCGTGCATTTAGTAATCAGCAAACAGGTCAGTTTATGAAAGATCAGATTGCTCCCTACCTAAAAAGCCTGAACGAAGCAGGTACCGACCCTGAAAAGTTGAAAGCTAAAAAACAATGGGTAAATTTTGAAAAGCAATTACTTAAAAAACGCCTTGACGAAAAATACAACGAAATGGTGAAAGGCGGAATGTTTGTAACTAGCGAAGAAGCTAAGACTGAATATGCCAACCGCATGAGTAGCTCTGACATACGCGCTGTTGCACTTACTTATAATACGATAGTTGATAGCACCGTTGCAGTAACCGATGAAGAACTGAATAAATACTACAACGAGAATCAGTACAAATATCAGAGCTATGATGATACACGCTCAATGAAATTTATCTCTTATGACATACAGCCAAGTGCCGAAGATCAGCAAATGGTGATTCAGGATATGGCCAACCTATCAACTCAGTTTTTAAAAACTTCCAATGATTCGTCTTTCGCAAGCACCAACAGTGATGAACCACCAAACTTTACATATCGCAATAAGGGTGCATTTAGTCCCTACCTCGATTCGGTAGTGTTTAACAAACCTGTAGGAAGCATAATTGGACCAATATTCGAAAATCAGGCTATGCGTATGGCTAAGGTGTTAGGATTTAAAGTGATGCACGATTCAGTTAAAGTGCGTCACATTCTATTAAGCCTGCAAAATCCTGCAGACAGTGCGGCAATAAAAAACCAGGCCGACTCATTAATAGGTGCATTAAAAGGCGGTACGCCTTTTGAATTAGCAGCCATGAGCATGTCGCAAGACCCGGGGTCTAAAGAAAAAGGTGGTGACCTTGGTTGGGTAACTCCTGATGTTGGCTTTGTTCCCGAATTTAAAGAAGCAACTTTTAATGGAAAAATAAACGAACTTCAATTAGTAAAATCACAGTTTGGATATCACATTATTCAGATAACTGATCAAAAGAATATGTCGAGTCGTGCAATCGTTGCCGAAGTAGTGCGCAGCATTCGCCCAACCAATAAGACCTATGAAATTGTGCGTCAGCGTGCCAATGAATTTGCCGGAAAAAATCAAACTAGCGATGCTTTTGAAACAGCCGCAAAAGCGCAAAATTTATTCTTACGTCCGGCAGATAATATTACTTCCAGTTCTAAATTCATTCCAGGCCTTGGACAGAACTGTCGCGAAGTAGTACAATGGATGTACAATGCTAAGCAGGGAGATGTTTCTACTCCGATACGTGTTGATGAAAAGTACGTTATTGCCATACTAACTGCAATAAATAACAAAGGAGTAAAACCGCTTGATAATGTGCGTAAAGAGGTAGAAGCAGAAGTACGCAAACAGAAAAAAGCACAACAGTTTATAGAAAAGATGAGTGGTGCTGCCAACATCGATGCCCTTGCTCAAAAGTTAGGTAGCATGGCAGATACGATTCCAAATGTAAATTTTGCAAATCCTAATATTGGACGCTATGGAATGGAGCCAAATGTTGCCGCAATAGCAAGCACGCTTAAAGCCGGCCAAACATCAAAACCTGTAAAAGGTGCTCAGGGCGTATATGTAATTAGCGCCTATAAAGTAAATGCTGCAGGTGCCAACGATGGCAAAGACACTAAGAACCAAATGATGATGATGTTCGGTAACCGCGTTT